TCTGGCCTACCGGGCGCTCTCCCGCCTGTGGCACTTGGCCGACTGGGGCCGAGTGCGCTGATGACGCCGCGCGTTGATAGAGGCTGAGTCCGCTGAGCTGATGAGGCCGGGCGCTGAGAGCGGCGCGGCTGGCTCAGTCGTCCTTGTCGATGGCGCTGAAGTCCTCGACATTGCGCGGAGTCCCGGCGATGAGCATCTCGTCCTCGCCGTACAGAGTCACATCCTGATCGGCGATGTCCCAGTGCTCGTCGTCGCCGCGACGGAACGCCACGACCGTCACCCCGTGATGTCTGCGCAGGTCGAAGGACCCCAGGGGTGAGTCCGAGAACCGCGTCGGCACAGTCGTGCGAGCCAGAACGAAGTCCTCGCTGATCGGCAGGAAGTCCGACATGTGTCCGCGGATCAGATGGGCCAGGCGACGACCCATGTCGTTCTCCGGCCGGATCACGTTCTCGATGCCGAGCTGATCGAGGATGTCCGCATGCGTCTGGCTGATCGCCTTGGCCCAGATGTGTCTGTTTCCGATCTTGAGGATCTTCGAGGCGGTGAGGATGCTGGCCTCGAGGTCGCTGCCGATGGCGATGACCACCCGGCTGACTTCGTCGATGCCCAATTGACGCAGAACCGCCTCGTCGGTGGCATCGGCCCGGGACACGAACGCCAGCGTCTCCGAGTATCCGGCCACGACTGCCTCGTCGATATCGATGCCGATGACGTCGACACCGTACGCGGCGAGCTCGGCGGCCAGGGATCCGCCGAAGCGCCCGAGGCCGATGACGGCGACCGCGCCGTGCCGAGCCAGCGGGGCGGGATCGCCGAGGAAGAATGCCGCGGGCCTCGTCCGCCAGGATTTCGTATTCATATCAGGTCCTTTCCCAATCTGTGGTCAATGCGGCTCAGCCGATGAGCGGTCGTTCGACGGGCAGTTCGAAGCGGAGGGTCCTCGCCCGCAGCGCCAGCGCGGAGGCGACGGTCACGGGGCCGAGCCGACCGAGGATCATCGCCACGATGAGCACCGCCTGGCTCAGCCCGGGCAGTCCCGAGGTGATGCCGGTCGTCAGCCCCACGTTCGCGAAGGCGGAGACGACTTCGAACAGAATCCGGCCCAAGCCATGCTCCGGAGTGTCGAGCATGATCACGGTGGTCGACAGGACGAGCAGACTGAGCGCGAGGATGATCACCGTCGTCGCCTGCCGGTGTGCCGCCTCCGCCACGCGGGCTCCGAAGAGATTCGCCCTCGTCCCGCCTGTGACTTCGGCCCAGGCCACCGCCAACAGCACCATCACCGTGGTGATCTTCACTCCGCCGGCGGTGCCCGCGGGTCCGCCGCCGACGAACATGAGGATGTCCATGCCGAACCAGGTCGCCGAGT
The Brevibacterium marinum genome window above contains:
- a CDS encoding potassium channel family protein, whose translation is MNTKSWRTRPAAFFLGDPAPLARHGAVAVIGLGRFGGSLAAELAAYGVDVIGIDIDEAVVAGYSETLAFVSRADATDEAVLRQLGIDEVSRVVIAIGSDLEASILTASKILKIGNRHIWAKAISQTHADILDQLGIENVIRPENDMGRRLAHLIRGHMSDFLPISEDFVLARTTVPTRFSDSPLGSFDLRRHHGVTVVAFRRGDDEHWDIADQDVTLYGEDEMLIAGTPRNVEDFSAIDKDD